The Maritimibacter sp. DP1N21-5 sequence AGTGCTCGACGCGGCCGAACGACTGTTCGCCGAGCACGGGTTCGAAGGCGTTTCGATTCGCGATATCGCACGCGAAGCGGTCGTGTCGCTCAGCGTGGTGGGGTTTCATGGCGGCAGCAAAGACGATCTGTTCCTGACGATCTTCCAGCGCCGGGCCGAAACGCTCAATCGCGCCCGCAGCGAGGCGTTGGCCGAACTCCGCGCCCGGAAAGGCGCTGCGTTGACCCGACGCGACATTCTCGAAGCCTATGTCCTGCCCTATTCGCGCATGGCCTGGAGCGGTGACCGGCAATGGGCGGCCTATGCCAAGCTCATCGCCCGCATCGCCACCGACGAACGCTGGTATCCCCGCGTTCGCGAGTTCTTCGACCCGATCGCACAGGATTTCCTCGCGGCGATGATTGCCGTCGATCCGGACGCCCCGCGCGACCGGCTGGCCATGGCCTTCGTCGTGTCGGTAACGGCGATGCTTTCGGTGGTCTCGTCGAACATGCGGATCGCCACGTTGTCGCGCGCTCTCGGCGCCGAGGCCCCGACCGACCCGGCCTGGTACAACGCCGTGCTCATCGGTTTCTGCGAAGGTGGTTTCGAGAATGCCCTGCGGGTCTCGGATGGCACGTGATACAATCAGGCCTTGTACTCCGGCGCCAGCTTTTCCTTGAGGAAGTTGCCGGTGGTTGAGTAGTGCGACATCAGAAGTTCCACAGAAAGGTCGGCGTTCCGTTCGAGCACCGCATCTGTAATAGCATTGTGCTCGGCATCGATGTCGCGTGAAGGGTATGCCTTTGAACCCGACAGGTGGCGGTAACGGACATTCTGATCATACAGCTGATTGTCTCCCGTCAGCACCCTTGGGACATCTGAATTGATTTCGTAACGGAGGGTTTCTGGCTCATCATAACCGCCAAGGAGTGGAGATGAGACAGAAACCCGGAACACAGAAAGCGCCCGCTGAGAAAGTAGTGAAGGACATCCGGCGGCGCACGAGGAAGCAACATTCAGCCGAGGAGAAGATTAGGATCGTGTTGGATGGGCTGCGCGGCGAAGACAGCATTGCCGAGCTCTGCCGTCGCGAGGGGATCGCGACGAGCCTGTATTACAGCTGGTCCAACTGAAAGCGCCTGCGATCCGTCTCCGCGCGACGAATGGTGTCATTTCCTGCTATTTTGCCAACCGAACTGAATGTCTGCTGCCGCGAAGCATTCTCCAGCAACTCGCGCCCGCAGCGAACTTCCGCAAGCCGCCCACTTCACCGTCTTGCCAATGCCGACCTGCCTTCTCATGTTCAATGATGCTCAGACTGCCCCTACTTTCGCGCCCGCAAGGTCGTCTTCAGCACTTTGCCGTAAGCATTCTTCGGAAGTTCGGACAGGGCTATGTAGCGTTTGGGCCGCTTGAACCGGGCCAGAGATGCGAGGCAGTGCGTGTCCAGCGAAGCCTGTTCGACGATTCGACCGGCGACCGGGACGATGTAGGCCACCACGATTTCACCCCATTCGGCGTCAGGAACGCCGATGACGGACACCTCCGAAACGGACGGATGCCGGAGCAGCACCTCTTCGACTTCGCGGGGATATATGTTGCTTCCACCCGAGATGATAACATCGCGCGAGCGGTCCTTGAGGGTGAGGTAGCCATCCTCGTCCAATTCGCCCCTGTCCCCGGTCGCGAGCCAGCCATCCCGGATCGCAGATTTGGTCGCGTCGGGGTTCTCCCAGTAGCCAAGCATGACCGGGGCGCCCTTGACCTCGACTCCGCCGACATGTCCGGCGGACAGCGGCGCGCCAAACTCGTCGACCACGCGGACCGAGACCGAGGATTGCGCGACACCGACCGAACCCAGGCGTTCACGCCATCGGGGGTGGGTGCGGTCAGCAACGGTCTCGCGCGGCAGAACCGTAATGGTCATAGGGCATTCTCCCTGACCGTAGATCTGTACGAACCTTGCTCCAAGAACCTCCACCGCCTCCTCGATGTCGGCCGTATACATCGGGCCGCCACCATAGATCACTGTCTTGAGACCGGTGCCGTCGTATCCCGAGATTGCCGCCTGCGAGACCAGTCGGCGCACCATCGTCGGCGCTGCGAAGAGGCTGACGGAGCCGAAGACGGGCGCGAGTTGCGCGATCTCATCGGGGTCGAAGCCCCCCGAAGCGGGCAGGACGTGCCGACCCGCCCGCAGGACATGGATGAAGTTGTAAAGCCCTGCGCCATGAGACATCGGCGCGGCGTAAAGGATCGCCTCGCCCGTCTCCACCTGATCGACATCGACGAGATAGGTCTGGGTCATGGCAAGGATGTTGCCACAGCTGATCATCGCGCCCTTTGGTCGGCCGGTGGTGCCCGAGGTATAGAACAGCCAGGAAAGATCGCCGACGCATCTGTCAACCGGGCCGGACACAGGTGTTCTCGACAGATGGTCGCGATAGTCCGTGCCCGTCACGTCGAGCCCGGTGATTTTCGACCCTGTGACATGGCCGAGCGTCGGGATCACGGTGTCGCCGTCTCCGACCAGAACCCTGGCGCCGCAGTCGTCCAGCATCCAGGCGGCCTCTTGCGGGTGGAGCTTGGCATTGATGGGAACCGCGACCGCGCCGGCCCACCATATGGCATAGAGCACCACAAGGTATTCGGGCCGGTTCTTCATGAAAATGGCGACGCGGTCGCCGGGTTGGATTGCATAGTCCCGGACCAAGGCACGGGCGAGTGATGCGGCCTGCCTCGCGAAAGTGGCGTAGTCACAGACAAGCTGGGTGCCCTCGAAAATGGCGGGGGCTTCGGGGTTCAGGCGTGCTGTGCGGTCGAGCCAGTGTGCAGGGTTCATGGCGTCACCGTACCGCTTCGAGGATCGAGCAGTAATTGGCCACGCCCGATCCGCCCATGTTGAACACGCAGCCGAGTTCCGCCCCCTGCCGCTGCATGTCGCCGGCTTCGCCCATGAGCTGGCGCGCCGCCATTACGTGCATGGACACGCCTGTTGCGCCGACCGGATGGCCCTTGGCCTTGAGTCCGCCGGAAAGGTTTACAGGCAAGTCGCCGCCCGCCAGCACCGTTCCCTCTTCCAGCAGGCGATGCCCCTGACCGGCCGGGGCGAGGCCCATGGCTTCGTAGATCATCAATTCGGCAATCGTAAAGCAGTCGTGCACTTCGGCAAAGTCCAGATCCTGCACGCCAATCCCGGCCGCGTCCCATGCGCGGGCAAAAGCCCGGGCCGGTCCTTCGAAGCGCAAGAGGTCGCGACGCGACATCGGCAGGAAGTCGTTGACCTGTTCGGCCGCCCGGAAACCTACGGCACGAGGAAAATGCGCGGACATGTCCGCCGACGCAAGCACGAGCGCGGCCGCGCCATCACTGATCAACGAGCAGTCCGACATGCGGAGGGGCGCCGCAATCATCGGGTTGCGTTCCCCCACTGTATTGCAGTCCTCCACGCTCAGCGGCTTGTGCATATGTGCGAGCGGATTGGCCATCGCGTTGGCGTGGTTTTTGGACGCGATACGGGCGAGTGCGAGCGCGTGATCGCCGTAAGCGTCGAAATAGGACCGGGCAAAGGTCGAAAATACGCTTGGAAAGCTCAGATGCGACTCTTCGCGCTGGTAGGATGCTCCCGACAGCGCCCTGGTGACGGCTGGTGTATCCTGATCCGTCATCTTCTCGACACCAATGACGAGCGCGGTCCGGACACGGCCCGACGCGATGGCGTCGCGCGCGGCATAGATCGCGGCAGACCCCGAGGCACAGGCGTTTTCCACTCGTACAGCGGGTTTGAACCTCAGCCGGTCATCTACCTGAAGCGCCAGCGAGGACACGAAGGCGTCGGTGGTCAAGCCGGAATTGAAGTGACCTATCCAGATGGCGTCGATCTCGGACGGGTCAATTTCGGCATGCGCAATCGCCTCGCGCGCGCTGGATACGAGCAGATCTTCCACGGACTGATCCTTCAGGCGGCCAAACGGGGTGTGTCCCCAGCCAACGATGTGCGATGTAATAGCGATTGTCTCTCATGGCAATTTCACATCCAAGGTTTCTACGGACGGCCGCGCCGTGCATATTCGTAGAATTACCCTATGGGGAGGGGATCGTGGAAACAGATCTGGTCAGCGCGGCGGCAGCGTTCACCCTTGCCCCCGTAGGGCTGATGGTGTCGCGATACAGGCT is a genomic window containing:
- a CDS encoding AMP-binding protein, which gives rise to MNPAHWLDRTARLNPEAPAIFEGTQLVCDYATFARQAASLARALVRDYAIQPGDRVAIFMKNRPEYLVVLYAIWWAGAVAVPINAKLHPQEAAWMLDDCGARVLVGDGDTVIPTLGHVTGSKITGLDVTGTDYRDHLSRTPVSGPVDRCVGDLSWLFYTSGTTGRPKGAMISCGNILAMTQTYLVDVDQVETGEAILYAAPMSHGAGLYNFIHVLRAGRHVLPASGGFDPDEIAQLAPVFGSVSLFAAPTMVRRLVSQAAISGYDGTGLKTVIYGGGPMYTADIEEAVEVLGARFVQIYGQGECPMTITVLPRETVADRTHPRWRERLGSVGVAQSSVSVRVVDEFGAPLSAGHVGGVEVKGAPVMLGYWENPDATKSAIRDGWLATGDRGELDEDGYLTLKDRSRDVIISGGSNIYPREVEEVLLRHPSVSEVSVIGVPDAEWGEIVVAYIVPVAGRIVEQASLDTHCLASLARFKRPKRYIALSELPKNAYGKVLKTTLRARK
- a CDS encoding FCD domain-containing protein; amino-acid sequence: MFRVSVSSPLLGGYDEPETLRYEINSDVPRVLTGDNQLYDQNVRYRHLSGSKAYPSRDIDAEHNAITDAVLERNADLSVELLMSHYSTTGNFLKEKLAPEYKA
- a CDS encoding acetyl-CoA acetyltransferase, with translation MTSHIVGWGHTPFGRLKDQSVEDLLVSSAREAIAHAEIDPSEIDAIWIGHFNSGLTTDAFVSSLALQVDDRLRFKPAVRVENACASGSAAIYAARDAIASGRVRTALVIGVEKMTDQDTPAVTRALSGASYQREESHLSFPSVFSTFARSYFDAYGDHALALARIASKNHANAMANPLAHMHKPLSVEDCNTVGERNPMIAAPLRMSDCSLISDGAAALVLASADMSAHFPRAVGFRAAEQVNDFLPMSRRDLLRFEGPARAFARAWDAAGIGVQDLDFAEVHDCFTIAELMIYEAMGLAPAGQGHRLLEEGTVLAGGDLPVNLSGGLKAKGHPVGATGVSMHVMAARQLMGEAGDMQRQGAELGCVFNMGGSGVANYCSILEAVR
- a CDS encoding TetR/AcrR family transcriptional regulator, giving the protein MTPTNARYAPEKHAKPKADGRLARGEATREKVLDAAERLFAEHGFEGVSIRDIAREAVVSLSVVGFHGGSKDDLFLTIFQRRAETLNRARSEALAELRARKGAALTRRDILEAYVLPYSRMAWSGDRQWAAYAKLIARIATDERWYPRVREFFDPIAQDFLAAMIAVDPDAPRDRLAMAFVVSVTAMLSVVSSNMRIATLSRALGAEAPTDPAWYNAVLIGFCEGGFENALRVSDGT